CCTTTCTGCTGAGCTGTGGGCCTCATTCCCAATTCTGTGACAACGTAAATGATTACTCGCCGAGTTGCAATTTACGACAGCACCCTTATTCTCTCTCTCCTATTGCATCTTTTCACACACATAATAACCTCGTAAAAGCTGTGAGATTACACCCCGCGCGCCCACAAAAGCCCGGGAAAGGCATGCACCTGGCCGTCCGGGCGCACCTTCGGGAAATCGCGTGCGTTCACGAGCAGGGGTACATCCGTAAAACGCTTCCAAAGGCGAGGGGATCTATTCGCCTGTAAAAAACGCCCGATTCGTGGCCCTCGTCCCACTCTCGCTCCCACGCTCGCGCAAGCGGAACGGGGGAGAGCAGGACAGAGCGGGAGGGAGGCAGAGGCTGCAGTGTCGCAGCCCCCGGTTCGGAAGCCGACCTGGCCGGGGGTCTGTTGAGGTTGTGCGATGGCGAAGGGGGCGGTCGtggggacgacggcggtggtgtgcgccgcggccgcggctgcggcggcggtcggggtggcggtggtggtgtcgcggaggaggaggaggacgcgggACGCGGAGGCGGGCAGGCGGAAGAAGGTGGCCGACGTGATCGAGGAGCTGGAGCAGACGTTGGCCACGCCGACGCCGCTGCTGCGCGGCATCGCGGACGCCATGGTGGAGGAGATGGAGCGCGGGCTGCGCGCCGACCCCCACGCCCCGCTCAAGATGCTCATCAGCTACGTCGACAATCTGCCCACCGGGTAACACCATCCTCTGCTTCTTCGTTTTTGCTCTCATCGCTGAGTGGCACGGACGGCACGTCCGTTTTTGTGTCAGTCTTGGCTGGAAATTGCGTAGTGTGGAGGTGGTTTGGAGTTCTGTAGTCTTCAGGCGGTTTGGAGCATGActtgaaaaaagaaaagaaaaagggaattGTCGAAATAAGGTTCGATTTTTTTTAACAAACTTGTTATGATACATATTGGTTCTGGAAGAAGGATCCGTTTTTGTTTTTTCCTCACCGGGTTGTTTGTTCTATGTGCGCCTTCAGCAATTTGTGAATATCTTCCGACATGACGCTCAATTATCAGTTTTGATCATATAATATGCCTGCATGAAGAATTATGATATGGCTCAGAACACAAGGATTTAAATAAAAACGTCACATACTGTTCGGTTTCTAGTGTTTGGAGGATGAGTAGAGACATGTGTACCCACATGCCTTCTCTAGTTCTCTTAATGAATGGACCATTTGTATTTCCTACCTACTTGTCGGGCTTATTACTATCAAGGCTCAAACCATTAAGGTATGGGTTTTTCCTTCTTCCAAGGCAGGATCCAGGCAATGAGTGTTTGCGTGCGTGTTCTTTTTTTTAGTCGGCATGGAAAAAAAATTATATGTCTAATTTACTATTTTATACTACCGACACCTCAAATATTGTCCATAAAAATGATGTTGCCTTCTTAGAAAGAATTACTTTGATTGGGTTATACTTTTGTTTCTACAATATGTTTGAGACTGAAAAATCTAGAGCGGGAAGTATTTGATAACAATCGTCTATGAAAATCTCATGAACAACTTAGAGAACTAAATATGTGGAACTTAGATGTAACTAAAAGTCTCATAAATATGTGTCCAAAAGTGAAAGATCTTGAATTATCTCTTTCTGAAATCTTCTGCTTATCTTTCCTCTGCTTTAATGACTTGTCCTACTACTTCAGGGATGAGCATGGGCTGTTTTATGCACTGGATCTTGGTGGGACCAACTTTCGTGTTCTACGGGTTCAGCTTGGAGGAAAGGAGAAACGTGCTGTCCAACAATATGAAGAGGTTCCCATTCCACCTCATCTGATGGTTGGGACTTCCACCGTAAGTGCATTTGATTGCTCTGCCAAGTCCCTTGTATTAGATTTCTTATTTATTTTTACATGGTTTACTTACTTACAAAAGTACAAATACAGGAACTATTTGATTTCATTGCGGCTGAGCTGGAAAGATTTGTTGAGACTGAAGGAGACGATTTCCACTTGCCTGAGGGCAGACATAGGGAACTGGGTTTCACCTTTTCTTTCCCAGTACACCAAACATCGATATCGTCAGGCACCCTCGTTAAGTGGACAAAGGGATTTTGCATCAATGGCACGGTAAAAATCAAATGATCACAGTACATACTTGGCTGACAGAATGATAATCGAATAAATCTTACTGTTATCTTTGACGACCAAGGCTTGCTCAAAGCGAAATTTCTTATCAAACACATGATTTTCACTATGAAATTCCCTGTTCATCTTAATATGGTAATTAAACTTCTCACATTTTATTCCTCTGAACCTACTTATTAATTGGACAGAAATTATCTTATAGCACTAGGGCTCTCCTTGCTTTTGACTTTTGGGTACTCTCCCTGACAAGTGTTCATCGACCACCTTGCACTGTTCTTCAGAATATGAGAAGTGTCTTTTATCCAATATTAGCATATACTATATTTGCTTTGATTTTGAACATGTGTAGTCCAAAACATAGAGCATGTTTAGAAAGATTACTTTTGATGTGATAGATATGCTTGTCAGTACTCATCGTATTTCTTTCTACTGTCAAATATCCTGTAACCAGTGTGTAACTAGCCATAGATCTCTCACAAAGCATAATTGTGCACAATTTACATTGTCTAGCTAGTTGTGCTTTTACATTGAAAAGTAATCTTTCTAAACATGCTCCATATGGGAGATGCCTATAAAACTGCAGTATACTAAATTACTCTAGCCAAAAGTGGAGTTATATTTCTTATACAACTGCAGTATACTAAATTACTAATAGGACTAACAACCATACCATTCATGTGCATTTTTATTATATATGGAGTCTACACAAACCACGATAAGTTGCGATCTTTGCCTTCCCTGCTGTTTCATGGCAACTTATTTCCTGCTGGAGCATACATGGTGTTACTTTAAGCATCGTTTTAGCTATATATCCACTTGAATTGCCATCACTGTTGTGCTTTTAGGTACTAAAATGTATTCATGTATCTGTGAAACCAGAGTTGTATTTGATATATGACTATAGTAGTCCTTATTTTTATCTGTATAACTACACCTTTTATAATCTGGCCTCACCGAATTAGCAGTAGGAACCATTCTCTTCTTTCCTTTTTATCCGATTAATTTGGAGATTTATATCCTCTTGGTGAACCTAGAGGCGGCTTTTAACCTTGTTTTTGTAATATAACTAGCCAAATTGCTCGCATAACTGCATAGCTAGTACTAAAAAGACGTACATTGATGCTCAAAATAGTGGTTTCTGTATGCAATTGAATGCTTATCACTGGAGAATTCGTGTTTTTCTTGTATAGTTGTAGCACTTCTCAACTATTTCTGATTTATCTGTATCGTTATAATCTCAACCCACTTAAATAAGTGGTATTgatctttctctttcttctctcatTAGTGTGGGAAGTTCTAGCATCTTAGGATGGACATCGAGGCTTCTTTTAACCTTGTGTTTAGTAAGATACTAGTAATAGATAATGGATGGTTGCAGTGGTGTTATTTATGATTGATTTCTGTGAGCTCAGGTTGGGAAAGATGTGGTGGCTGAACTGAGCAGTGCTATGGAGAGGCAGGGGCTTGATATGAAAGTTACAGCTTTGGTTCGTAAGCTCATTTGCTCCTTCAATTATGTATCATCTTAAACATTTCATTGACTGGCTTTTAGCTGTTGCCATTTCCTATGCATTCTGATGACGGCCTTAATCTTTTAGGTTATCTATCTATGTTGATGGAACGATCTGACAACATTTTTGTGCAGGTTAATGATACTGTAGGCACATTGGCTGGCGGGATCTATGCTGATAATGATGTCGTTGCTGCTGTAATATTGGGCACTGGGACAAATGCAGCGTATGTTGAGCATGTAGATGCAATTCCAAAATGGAAGGG
The Triticum dicoccoides isolate Atlit2015 ecotype Zavitan chromosome 3A, WEW_v2.0, whole genome shotgun sequence genome window above contains:
- the LOC119268887 gene encoding hexokinase-6 is translated as MAKGAVVGTTAVVCAAAAAAAAVGVAVVVSRRRRRTRDAEAGRRKKVADVIEELEQTLATPTPLLRGIADAMVEEMERGLRADPHAPLKMLISYVDNLPTGDEHGLFYALDLGGTNFRVLRVQLGGKEKRAVQQYEEVPIPPHLMVGTSTELFDFIAAELERFVETEGDDFHLPEGRHRELGFTFSFPVHQTSISSGTLVKWTKGFCINGTVGKDVVAELSSAMERQGLDMKVTALVNDTVGTLAGGIYADNDVVAAVILGTGTNAAYVEHVDAIPKWKGPLPRSGNMVINMEWGNFKSDKLPRSDYDIALDFESLNPGEQMYEKMISGMYLGEVVRRILLRLAHDASLFGDVVPSKLEKLFVLRTPDMSTMHHDTSHDLKHLGAKLKDILGVADTSLEARYITLHVCDKVAERGARLAAAGIYGILKKLGRDRAPSDGSPKQRTVVAIDGGLYEHYKKFSSRVEATLAELLGEAAASSVVVKMANDGSGIGAALLAASHSQYNVVE